The Shinella zoogloeoides genome includes a region encoding these proteins:
- the hmgA gene encoding homogentisate 1,2-dioxygenase, whose translation MPDSVNSLKYMPGFGNDFETESLPGALPQGQNSPQKCNYGLYAEQLSGSPFTAPRGTNERSWLYRIRPSVRHTRRFSNASYPHWKTAPCLDDHSLPLGQLRWNPLPAPKETLNFLEGIRTMTTAGDVLTQVGMAAHAYTFNADMVDDYFFNADGELLVVPQLGAIRVFTEMGIMDVEPLEIALIPRGMMFKVSRIGEGDVWRGYVCENYGAKFTLPDRGPIGANCLANPRDFKTPVAAYEDKETPCRVHVKWCGKFYVTEIGHSPLDVVAWHGNYAPFKYDLRTYSPVGAILFDHPDPSIFTVLTAPTEEAGTANIDFVIFPPRWLVAEHTFRPPWYHRNIMSEFMGLIHGQYDAKEEGFVPGGMSLHNMMLPHGPDATGFEKASSSELKPVKLEHTMAFMFETRFPQQLTKFAAELETLQDNYLDCWDGLERRFDGTPGVK comes from the coding sequence ATGCCTGACAGCGTCAACAGCCTGAAATACATGCCGGGCTTCGGCAACGATTTCGAGACGGAATCCCTGCCCGGCGCCCTGCCGCAGGGCCAGAACAGCCCGCAGAAGTGCAATTACGGCCTCTATGCCGAGCAGCTTTCCGGTTCGCCCTTCACCGCTCCGCGCGGCACCAACGAGCGCTCCTGGCTCTACCGCATCCGCCCGAGCGTGCGCCACACCCGCCGTTTCTCCAATGCGAGCTACCCGCACTGGAAGACCGCGCCCTGCCTCGACGACCATTCCCTGCCGCTCGGCCAGCTTCGCTGGAACCCGCTGCCCGCGCCGAAGGAAACGCTGAACTTCCTCGAAGGCATCCGCACCATGACGACGGCGGGGGACGTGCTGACCCAGGTGGGTATGGCGGCGCACGCCTATACGTTCAACGCCGACATGGTGGATGACTATTTCTTCAACGCCGATGGCGAACTGCTGGTCGTGCCGCAACTGGGCGCGATCCGCGTCTTCACCGAAATGGGCATCATGGATGTCGAGCCGCTGGAAATCGCACTCATCCCGCGTGGCATGATGTTCAAGGTCTCGCGCATCGGCGAGGGCGATGTCTGGCGCGGCTATGTCTGCGAGAACTACGGCGCGAAATTCACCCTGCCGGATCGCGGGCCGATCGGCGCGAACTGCCTCGCCAATCCGCGCGACTTCAAGACCCCTGTCGCCGCCTATGAGGACAAGGAGACGCCCTGCCGCGTCCATGTCAAATGGTGCGGCAAGTTCTACGTCACCGAGATCGGCCATTCGCCGCTCGACGTCGTCGCCTGGCACGGCAACTACGCGCCGTTCAAATACGACCTTCGCACCTATTCCCCCGTCGGCGCGATCCTCTTCGACCATCCAGACCCGTCGATCTTCACTGTGCTGACGGCCCCGACCGAAGAGGCCGGCACGGCAAATATCGACTTCGTCATCTTCCCGCCGCGCTGGCTGGTCGCCGAGCATACCTTCCGCCCGCCCTGGTATCACCGCAACATCATGAGTGAGTTCATGGGTCTCATCCATGGCCAGTACGATGCCAAGGAGGAGGGCTTCGTGCCCGGTGGCATGAGCCTGCACAACATGATGCTGCCGCATGGACCCGACGCCACCGGCTTCGAGAAGGCCTCCAGCAGCGAGCTGAAGCCCGTCAAGCTGGAGCACACCATGGCCTTCATGTTCGAGACGCGCTTTCCGCAGCAGCTCACGAAATTCGCGGCCGAGCTGGAGACGCTGCAGGACAACTATCTCGACTGCTGGGACGGGCTGGAGCGCCGGTTCGACGGTACGCCGGGCGTGAAATGA
- a CDS encoding MarR family winged helix-turn-helix transcriptional regulator: protein MDFKLETFLPYRLNQAAERVSQRFAAQYRSRYRMTRPEWRALAALGSYGRMTATEIGANSSMHKTKVSRAVRALEEKRWLKRSEDADDRRFEHLELTPAGRRIFTEMIELAHAYEREMAQLLGAGALEQLEAGLAAIEAKLPGTMPLRSSRE, encoded by the coding sequence ATGGACTTCAAGCTCGAAACCTTCCTGCCCTACCGATTGAACCAGGCGGCCGAGCGGGTGAGCCAGCGCTTCGCCGCGCAATACCGCAGCCGCTACCGGATGACCCGGCCGGAATGGCGGGCGCTCGCCGCGCTCGGCTCCTACGGCCGCATGACGGCGACGGAGATCGGCGCCAATTCCAGCATGCACAAGACCAAGGTTTCCCGCGCCGTCCGGGCGCTGGAGGAAAAGCGCTGGCTGAAGCGCAGCGAAGACGCCGACGACCGCCGCTTCGAGCATCTGGAACTGACCCCGGCCGGCCGGCGCATCTTCACCGAGATGATCGAACTCGCGCATGCCTACGAGCGGGAAATGGCACAGCTCCTCGGCGCCGGCGCCCTCGAGCAACTGGAGGCCGGCCTTGCGGCGATCGAGGCGAAGCTGCCGGGCACGATGCCGTTGCGGTCGTCCCGCGAATGA
- a CDS encoding DUF488 domain-containing protein, with amino-acid sequence MTLPFFTIGHSNRSLAEFIALLRSARIERVVDIRKMPMSRANPQFNHDELSAALAEMQIGYEHVAALGGLRGRRPALPPEINGFWQNRSFHNYADYALSDAFHASLEHLRAEGHRKRCAMMCAEAVWWRCHRRIVSDYLIAQGETVFHIMGEGRFEEAHLTSGAEPQPDGTVIYPAAGEPVDNTGS; translated from the coding sequence ATGACGCTGCCATTCTTCACCATCGGCCATTCCAACCGCAGCCTAGCGGAGTTCATCGCCCTGCTGCGCTCCGCGCGCATCGAACGGGTCGTCGATATTCGCAAGATGCCGATGTCGCGCGCCAATCCGCAGTTCAACCACGATGAGCTGTCCGCCGCGCTGGCCGAGATGCAGATAGGCTATGAGCATGTCGCGGCGCTCGGCGGACTTCGCGGCCGCAGGCCGGCCTTGCCGCCTGAGATCAATGGCTTCTGGCAAAACAGGAGCTTCCACAACTACGCCGACTATGCGCTGTCCGATGCCTTCCATGCGAGCCTTGAACATCTTCGCGCAGAAGGACACCGGAAGCGCTGCGCGATGATGTGCGCGGAGGCGGTCTGGTGGCGCTGCCACCGCCGCATCGTTTCCGACTACCTGATCGCGCAGGGCGAAACCGTCTTCCACATCATGGGCGAAGGCCGGTTCGAGGAAGCGCATCTCACTTCCGGCGCCGAGCCCCAGCCGGACGGAACCGTGATCTATCCCGCTGCAGGCGAGCCGGTTGATAATACCGGCTCATAG
- a CDS encoding DUF1810 domain-containing protein, with translation MAEDDRFELSRFVAAQDHVFDTVLAELRAGRKESHWMWFVFPQLRTLGRSPTAKFYGIGSLDEARAYLEHPVLAGRLADAVDAVLAVEGRSVHDIFGSPDDLKFRSSMTLFDKAAGGREKRFRLALERFFAGEPDRNTLDLIHDGGAHDPARR, from the coding sequence ATGGCGGAGGATGACCGGTTCGAGCTTTCCCGCTTCGTCGCGGCACAGGACCATGTCTTCGACACGGTTCTCGCGGAATTGCGGGCCGGGCGCAAGGAAAGCCATTGGATGTGGTTCGTTTTCCCGCAATTGCGTACGCTCGGACGGTCCCCCACCGCGAAATTCTACGGCATCGGGTCTCTGGACGAGGCGAGGGCCTATCTCGAACATCCCGTCCTTGCCGGGAGGCTGGCCGACGCGGTGGATGCGGTGCTCGCCGTGGAGGGGCGTTCCGTCCATGACATCTTCGGATCGCCCGACGATCTGAAATTCCGCTCCTCGATGACCCTGTTCGATAAAGCGGCGGGCGGCAGGGAGAAAAGGTTCCGGCTTGCGCTTGAGCGCTTCTTTGCCGGCGAGCCCGACCGGAATACGCTGGACCTCATCCATGACGGTGGCGCCCACGATCCTGCGAGACGATGA
- a CDS encoding dihydrofolate reductase family protein: MRDLILKMSISIDGFVSDPDGRNGWMFGTDQEAKAWSVEILWSAGLHIMGSRTFRDMAAYWPTSTDMFAPPMNRIPKAVFSRQGPAILTNDGNAATEQMQPGAESWAEAYVASGSLAEEIADLKARDGKPIIAHGGVGFARSLVAEGLVDQFILLVAPVALGKGLPLFSGLAAPKRLKLLSSRAFPGGAVAQVYRAA; the protein is encoded by the coding sequence ATGAGAGACCTCATCTTAAAGATGTCCATATCGATCGACGGTTTCGTGAGCGATCCGGATGGCCGGAATGGGTGGATGTTCGGCACCGATCAGGAGGCGAAGGCCTGGTCTGTCGAGATCCTGTGGAGCGCCGGCCTGCACATCATGGGCAGCCGCACCTTCCGGGACATGGCTGCCTATTGGCCGACCTCCACCGACATGTTCGCGCCGCCGATGAACCGGATTCCCAAGGCCGTCTTTTCGCGGCAGGGACCGGCAATCCTGACGAACGACGGCAATGCGGCAACCGAGCAAATGCAGCCCGGTGCGGAAAGCTGGGCGGAGGCCTACGTTGCCAGTGGCAGCCTGGCGGAGGAAATCGCCGATCTGAAAGCCCGGGACGGTAAGCCGATCATCGCCCATGGCGGCGTCGGCTTCGCCCGCAGTCTCGTGGCGGAGGGCCTGGTAGACCAGTTCATCCTATTGGTGGCTCCCGTCGCGCTGGGCAAGGGGCTGCCGTTGTTCTCCGGCCTTGCAGCACCAAAGCGCCTGAAGCTCCTGAGCTCAAGGGCATTTCCAGGAGGTGCGGTCGCGCAGGTCTATCGGGCCGCATGA
- a CDS encoding DUF3008 family protein: protein MPAKSKAQQKAAGAALAAKRGDMKKSELKGASKGMEKSMSEKELEEMASTKRKGKPEHKSKSD, encoded by the coding sequence ATGCCGGCAAAATCGAAAGCGCAGCAGAAGGCCGCCGGTGCGGCCCTTGCCGCCAAGCGCGGCGACATGAAGAAAAGCGAGCTCAAGGGCGCCTCGAAGGGCATGGAGAAATCCATGTCGGAAAAGGAGCTGGAGGAAATGGCCTCCACCAAGCGCAAGGGCAAGCCGGAGCACAAGTCGAAATCCGACTGA
- a CDS encoding Lrp/AsnC family transcriptional regulator — MPDISHADGSLDAFDRKILEELTENGRIPVAELAEKVGLSKTPCQNRFKRLIAEGFIQGFKAILNPSKMNLDHIAFAEVKLTNTQEEALTSFNAAVKKIKEVEECHMIAGRFDYLLKIRTRDIKKYRLVLGERISNLPYVANTSTNVAMETVKERG, encoded by the coding sequence TTGCCCGATATTTCCCATGCTGATGGGTCGTTGGATGCCTTCGACCGAAAAATTCTCGAGGAACTCACGGAAAACGGCCGCATTCCCGTCGCGGAGCTGGCCGAGAAGGTGGGTCTTTCCAAGACGCCCTGCCAGAACCGCTTCAAGCGGCTGATCGCCGAAGGCTTCATCCAGGGCTTCAAGGCGATCCTCAATCCCTCGAAGATGAACCTCGACCATATCGCCTTCGCCGAGGTGAAGCTGACCAACACGCAGGAGGAGGCGCTGACCAGCTTCAACGCGGCGGTGAAGAAGATCAAGGAGGTCGAGGAGTGCCACATGATCGCCGGCCGCTTCGACTATCTCCTGAAGATCCGCACCCGCGACATCAAGAAATACCGGCTGGTGCTCGGGGAGAGGATTTCGAACCTGCCCTATGTCGCCAATACCTCGACCAATGTGGCGATGGAGACGGTGAAGGAGCGGGGGTGA
- the putA gene encoding trifunctional transcriptional regulator/proline dehydrogenase/L-glutamate gamma-semialdehyde dehydrogenase, whose protein sequence is MQKPFADFAPPIRPQSALRQAITAAYRRPETECLPPLVAAARVTDTQRYDIRSTARTLIEALRAKHKGTGVEGLVQEYSLSSQEGVALMCLAEALLRIPDTDTRDALIRDKIAEGDWTSHIGGGKSMFVNAATWGLVVTGKLTSTVNDRGLSAALTRLIARAGEPVIRRGVDMAMRMMGEQFVTGETIEEALKRSRPLEARGFRYSYDMLGEAATTAADAERYYRDYEKAIHAIGKASDGRGIYDGPGISIKLSALHPRYVRAQAERVMGELLPKVKALAAIAKSYDIGLNIDAEEADRLELSLDLLEGLCFDENLKGWNGLGFVVQAYGKRCPFVLDFIIDLARRSGRRVMVRLVKGAYWDAEIKRAQLDGLEGFPVYTRKIYTDVAYVACARKLLAAPDAVFPQFATHNAQSLATIYQLAGPDFAVGKYEFQCLHGMGEPLYDEVVGKDKLDRPCRIYAPVGTHETLLAYLVRRLLENGANSSFVNRISDPKVSVESLIADPVDIVAAMPVVGAQHDQIALPDNLFGKSRENSKGLDLSNETTLAELAGELAGTAAKQWHAAPLLADGSTAGETSDVLNPADHRDVVGRVTEIRAEDAERIVGMAADSVAAWAATAPAERAACLDRAADLMEARIEPLMGIIMREAGKSAANAIGEVREAVDFLRYYAEQARRTLGPSHLPLGPIVCISPWNFPLAIFTGQVAAALVTGNAVLAKPAEETPIIAHESVKILHEAGVPAGALQFVPGAGRVGAALVGASKTAGVMFTGSTEVARLIQAQLAERLSETGKPIPLIAETGGQNGMIVDSSALAEQVVGDVIASAFDSAGQRCSALRVLCLQDDVADRTLTMLKGALKELTLGRTDSLNVDIGPVITAEARDGIVKHIEHMRELGNKVEQLPLSAGTENGTFVPPTIIELKTLSDLKREVFGPVLHVIRFRRADLDRLIDDINASGYGLTFGLHTRLDETIAHVTSRIKVGNIYVNRNIIGAVVGVQPFGGRGLSGTGPKAGGPLYIGRLVQKAPVPPQQDSVHTDPALRDFITWLDRKGKTAEGETARGFANRSALGLERELPGPVGERNIYALHPRGRILLVPKTETGLLRQVAAALATGNQIAIDSVEALKPALADLPASVAARLTWTADWAKDSPFAGALVEGEAADVERVNRKIAGLPGPLVLVQAATTAELSSDPEAYCLNWLLEEVSTSINTAAAGGNASLMAIG, encoded by the coding sequence ATGCAGAAACCCTTCGCCGATTTCGCCCCGCCGATCCGTCCCCAGAGCGCGTTGCGCCAGGCGATCACCGCCGCCTATCGCCGCCCCGAGACCGAGTGCCTTCCGCCCCTCGTCGCGGCCGCACGCGTCACCGACACGCAGCGTTACGATATCCGCAGCACCGCCCGCACGCTGATCGAGGCGCTGCGCGCCAAGCACAAGGGCACGGGCGTCGAGGGCCTGGTGCAGGAATATTCGCTGTCGAGCCAGGAAGGCGTGGCGCTGATGTGCCTTGCCGAGGCGCTGCTGCGCATTCCCGACACCGACACGCGTGACGCGCTGATCCGCGACAAGATCGCCGAAGGCGACTGGACCTCCCATATCGGCGGCGGCAAGTCGATGTTCGTCAACGCCGCGACCTGGGGCCTCGTCGTCACCGGCAAGCTCACTTCGACCGTCAACGACCGCGGCCTTTCCGCCGCGCTGACGCGCCTCATCGCGCGGGCCGGCGAACCGGTCATTCGCCGCGGCGTCGACATGGCGATGCGCATGATGGGCGAGCAGTTCGTCACCGGCGAGACCATCGAGGAGGCGCTGAAGCGCTCCAGGCCGCTCGAAGCCCGCGGCTTCCGCTATTCCTACGACATGCTGGGCGAGGCCGCGACCACCGCCGCGGACGCCGAGCGCTATTACCGGGACTACGAGAAGGCGATCCACGCCATCGGCAAGGCCTCGGACGGCCGCGGCATCTATGACGGCCCCGGCATTTCCATCAAGCTCTCGGCGCTGCATCCGCGTTATGTCCGCGCGCAGGCCGAACGCGTCATGGGCGAACTGCTGCCGAAGGTGAAGGCCCTCGCCGCCATCGCCAAGAGCTACGACATCGGCCTCAACATCGACGCCGAGGAGGCCGACCGGCTGGAACTCTCGCTCGACCTCCTCGAAGGCCTCTGCTTCGACGAGAACCTCAAGGGCTGGAACGGCCTCGGCTTCGTGGTGCAGGCCTATGGCAAGCGCTGCCCCTTCGTGCTCGATTTCATCATCGACCTTGCCCGCCGCTCCGGCCGGCGCGTCATGGTGCGCCTCGTCAAGGGCGCCTATTGGGATGCCGAGATCAAGCGCGCCCAGCTCGACGGCCTCGAAGGCTTCCCGGTCTATACGCGCAAGATCTATACGGACGTCGCCTATGTCGCCTGCGCCCGCAAGCTGCTGGCCGCGCCGGATGCCGTATTCCCGCAATTCGCCACGCACAATGCGCAGAGCCTTGCCACCATCTACCAGCTCGCAGGCCCCGATTTTGCCGTCGGCAAATACGAGTTCCAGTGCCTGCACGGCATGGGCGAGCCGCTTTACGACGAGGTCGTCGGCAAGGACAAGCTGGACCGGCCCTGCCGCATCTACGCCCCCGTCGGCACGCATGAGACGCTGCTGGCCTATCTCGTCCGCCGCCTCCTCGAAAACGGCGCGAATTCCTCCTTCGTCAACCGCATCTCCGATCCGAAGGTCTCGGTGGAATCGCTGATCGCCGATCCGGTCGATATCGTCGCCGCCATGCCCGTCGTCGGCGCGCAGCACGACCAGATCGCCCTGCCGGACAATCTCTTCGGCAAGAGCCGCGAGAACTCCAAGGGCCTCGACCTCTCCAACGAGACGACGCTTGCTGAGCTTGCCGGTGAGCTTGCCGGCACCGCCGCGAAACAGTGGCACGCCGCCCCGCTTCTGGCGGACGGCTCCACGGCAGGCGAGACGAGCGACGTGCTGAACCCCGCGGACCACCGCGACGTCGTCGGCCGCGTCACCGAGATCAGGGCGGAAGACGCCGAGCGCATCGTCGGCATGGCGGCGGACAGCGTCGCCGCCTGGGCCGCGACCGCCCCCGCCGAGCGCGCCGCCTGCCTCGACCGCGCGGCAGACCTCATGGAAGCCCGCATCGAACCGCTGATGGGCATCATCATGCGCGAGGCCGGCAAGTCGGCGGCCAACGCCATCGGCGAGGTGCGCGAGGCCGTCGATTTCCTGCGCTACTATGCCGAACAGGCGCGCCGCACGCTCGGCCCGTCTCACCTGCCGCTCGGCCCGATCGTCTGCATCAGCCCGTGGAACTTCCCGCTCGCCATCTTCACCGGACAGGTCGCCGCCGCCCTCGTCACCGGCAATGCCGTGCTGGCGAAGCCCGCCGAAGAGACGCCGATCATCGCGCATGAGAGCGTGAAGATCCTGCACGAGGCCGGCGTTCCGGCCGGGGCACTGCAATTCGTACCCGGCGCGGGCCGCGTCGGCGCGGCGCTTGTCGGCGCGTCGAAGACGGCCGGCGTCATGTTCACCGGCTCGACGGAAGTTGCCCGCCTCATCCAGGCCCAGCTTGCCGAGCGCCTTTCGGAAACCGGCAAGCCGATCCCGCTGATCGCCGAGACCGGCGGCCAGAACGGCATGATCGTCGATTCCTCGGCGCTCGCCGAACAGGTCGTCGGCGACGTCATCGCCTCTGCCTTCGACAGCGCCGGCCAGCGCTGCTCGGCGCTGCGCGTCCTGTGCCTGCAGGACGATGTCGCGGATCGCACGCTGACCATGCTGAAGGGGGCGCTCAAGGAACTGACGCTCGGCCGCACGGACAGCCTCAATGTCGATATCGGCCCGGTCATCACCGCCGAGGCCCGCGACGGCATCGTCAAGCACATCGAGCACATGCGCGAACTCGGCAACAAGGTCGAGCAGCTTCCGCTGTCGGCGGGTACGGAGAACGGCACCTTCGTTCCGCCGACGATCATCGAGCTGAAGACGCTTTCCGACCTCAAGCGCGAGGTCTTCGGCCCCGTGCTGCACGTCATCCGCTTCCGCCGCGCCGATCTCGACCGGCTGATCGACGATATCAACGCCTCGGGCTACGGCCTCACCTTCGGCCTGCACACGCGCCTCGACGAGACGATCGCGCATGTCACGAGCCGCATCAAGGTCGGCAATATCTACGTCAACCGCAACATCATCGGCGCGGTCGTCGGCGTGCAGCCCTTCGGCGGGCGCGGCCTTTCCGGTACCGGTCCCAAGGCCGGCGGCCCGCTCTATATCGGCCGCCTCGTACAGAAGGCCCCGGTCCCGCCGCAGCAGGATTCGGTGCATACCGACCCGGCGCTGCGCGACTTCATCACCTGGCTCGACCGCAAGGGCAAGACTGCTGAAGGCGAGACGGCGCGTGGCTTCGCAAACCGCTCTGCGCTCGGTCTCGAGCGGGAACTGCCCGGCCCGGTCGGCGAGCGCAACATCTACGCGCTCCATCCGCGCGGCCGCATCCTCCTCGTGCCGAAGACGGAAACCGGCCTCCTGCGTCAGGTCGCGGCGGCGCTGGCGACGGGCAACCAGATTGCCATCGACAGCGTCGAGGCCCTGAAGCCCGCCCTCGCCGATCTCCCCGCCTCCGTCGCCGCCCGCCTGACATGGACGGCCGACTGGGCAAAGGATAGCCCGTTCGCCGGCGCGCTCGTCGAGGGCGAGGCGGCGG